In the genome of Bremerella sp. JC817, one region contains:
- the gyrA gene encoding DNA gyrase subunit A encodes MSIEDELKESYLTYAMSVIVSRALPDVRDGLKPSQRRILVAMNDLNLTPGASRVKCAKISGDTSGNYHPHGESVIYPTLVRMAQEWNMRYVLVDKQGNFGSIAGLPPAAMRYTEARMSNFASLLLEDLKLDTVDFVPTYDESRSEPTVLPSKFPNLLVNGANGIAVGMATSIPPNNLREICQAVILLIDEPGSSIEEVLDIVKGPDFPTGGIICGRAGIRQGYKTGRSTIVVRSHTTIEYAKSGAKIIIHDIPFQQTRDRVEEKIAALVNEGRVQGIRSVSNLSDLQEPVRIVIELKRDADPDVVLNQLYQFSPIQDTFSIILLALVDGKPRTMSIKEMIEEFIRHRVVVIRRRTQFLLAKARQRKHTIEGLLLALADIDEIIRIIRSSSTQAEAKTRLMGVECPASMMARALGERGFTLFQQERGESDVYHLTSVQTDAILRMTLGQLVNLEQEKLTNEHSKLLDEISEYLRILSDEANILAIIREQMEEIDRRFGDDRRTEISHEEIGNIDLEDLIEEETMVVSISTKGYIKRTPASIYKAQRRGGKGIKGAKSEEEDPIQHLFVASTHAYVLFFTTKGKVHWQKVYDLPNLARDSRGRAVVNLLQLEDGEKIADCRAVRDFDMPDHYLVMATRKGLVKKTNLEAYSRPKKNGIIAIKLKEDDELIDVAITKPGDELVLSTEQGMAIRFREDDARAMGRNSSGVKGINLSKGDNLVGMVVADPEAQLLTVCEHGYGKRTNFGPGMAVEEDDADTEGTSDEPASEEESTSSGARYRTQKRGGKGLRDIKTTARNGKVVAVARVDDSDEILVMTARGKLQRIAASEISMVGRNTQGVRIMSLDEGDTLAAVVRVPKEEGDDEAVETEESPSPASPVAEGEAPVSDDAPASDEAPAAEDTNAEDSGEE; translated from the coding sequence ATGTCGATCGAGGACGAGCTCAAGGAGAGCTACCTCACTTACGCTATGAGCGTGATCGTCAGCCGCGCTTTGCCTGATGTTCGTGACGGGCTCAAGCCGTCGCAGCGGCGCATTCTGGTAGCGATGAACGACCTGAACCTCACCCCGGGTGCTTCTCGAGTGAAGTGTGCCAAGATCTCTGGTGACACTTCGGGTAACTACCATCCTCACGGTGAATCGGTCATCTATCCAACGCTCGTTCGTATGGCCCAGGAATGGAACATGCGTTACGTGCTGGTCGACAAACAGGGGAACTTCGGTTCGATCGCCGGTCTGCCGCCGGCTGCTATGCGATATACCGAAGCTCGCATGTCGAACTTCGCCAGTCTGCTGCTGGAAGATCTGAAGCTCGACACAGTCGACTTTGTGCCGACCTACGACGAATCGCGTAGTGAACCGACCGTGTTGCCGAGCAAGTTTCCGAACCTGCTGGTCAACGGTGCCAACGGTATCGCCGTCGGTATGGCCACGTCGATTCCACCGAACAACCTGCGTGAAATCTGCCAGGCCGTCATTCTGTTGATCGATGAACCTGGTTCGTCGATTGAAGAAGTGCTCGACATCGTCAAAGGCCCCGACTTCCCGACCGGTGGGATCATCTGCGGCCGCGCTGGCATTCGCCAGGGTTACAAGACGGGCCGCAGCACGATCGTGGTTCGCTCGCACACGACGATCGAATACGCCAAGAGTGGCGCGAAGATCATCATCCACGACATCCCATTCCAGCAGACCCGCGACCGCGTCGAAGAGAAGATCGCCGCACTGGTCAACGAAGGTCGCGTCCAGGGGATTCGCTCGGTCAGCAACCTTTCTGACCTGCAGGAACCGGTCCGCATCGTGATCGAACTGAAGCGTGACGCCGACCCCGATGTCGTGCTGAACCAGCTTTACCAGTTCTCGCCGATCCAGGACACCTTCTCGATCATCCTGTTGGCCCTGGTCGATGGTAAGCCGCGGACGATGTCGATCAAGGAAATGATCGAAGAGTTCATCCGCCATCGCGTGGTGGTCATTCGCCGCCGGACGCAGTTCCTGTTGGCCAAAGCTCGTCAGCGCAAGCACACCATCGAAGGTTTGCTGCTGGCCCTGGCCGACATCGACGAAATCATCCGCATCATTCGTTCGTCTTCCACCCAGGCCGAAGCAAAGACTCGCTTGATGGGTGTCGAGTGCCCGGCATCGATGATGGCCCGAGCCTTGGGCGAGCGAGGCTTTACCTTGTTCCAGCAGGAACGGGGCGAATCGGACGTGTACCACCTGACCTCGGTGCAGACCGACGCGATCTTGCGAATGACGCTGGGTCAGTTGGTGAACCTCGAGCAGGAAAAGCTCACCAACGAACACTCGAAGCTGCTCGACGAAATATCGGAATACCTCCGCATTCTTTCGGACGAAGCCAACATTCTGGCGATCATCCGCGAGCAGATGGAAGAGATCGATCGTCGTTTCGGTGACGACCGCCGCACCGAAATCTCGCACGAAGAGATCGGCAACATCGATCTGGAAGACCTCATCGAAGAAGAAACGATGGTGGTCTCGATCAGCACCAAGGGTTACATCAAGCGAACCCCAGCCAGCATCTACAAAGCCCAACGCCGTGGTGGCAAGGGCATCAAGGGTGCCAAGAGCGAAGAAGAAGATCCAATCCAGCACTTGTTCGTCGCTTCGACGCACGCCTACGTGCTCTTCTTCACCACCAAGGGGAAGGTTCACTGGCAGAAGGTTTACGACCTGCCGAACCTAGCCCGCGACAGCCGCGGCCGCGCGGTGGTCAACCTGCTTCAGTTGGAAGATGGGGAAAAGATCGCCGATTGCCGTGCCGTTCGCGATTTCGACATGCCAGACCACTACCTGGTGATGGCGACCCGTAAGGGCCTGGTGAAGAAGACCAATCTGGAAGCATACAGCCGCCCGAAGAAGAACGGCATCATTGCCATCAAGCTGAAGGAAGACGACGAGCTGATCGACGTGGCGATCACCAAGCCAGGCGACGAGCTGGTTCTGTCGACCGAACAGGGGATGGCCATTCGTTTCCGCGAAGACGATGCCCGTGCGATGGGACGTAATTCGAGCGGTGTGAAGGGGATCAACCTTTCCAAGGGGGACAACCTTGTCGGGATGGTGGTCGCCGATCCGGAAGCTCAACTGCTGACCGTCTGCGAACATGGTTACGGCAAGCGTACTAACTTCGGTCCTGGTATGGCGGTCGAAGAAGACGATGCCGATACGGAAGGTACTTCGGACGAACCTGCTTCGGAAGAAGAATCGACTTCCAGCGGTGCTCGTTACCGTACGCAGAAGCGTGGTGGTAAGGGCCTGCGAGACATTAAGACGACTGCCCGAAACGGGAAAGTGGTCGCGGTAGCTCGCGTCGACGACAGCGACGAGATTCTGGTGATGACGGCCCGCGGCAAACTGCAGCGGATCGCCGCCTCCGAGATCAGCATGGTTGGCCGTAACACCCAGGGCGTGCGGATCATGTCGCTCGACGAAGGGGATACGCTTGCCGCTGTGGTTCGTGTGCCGAAGGAAGAAGGGGACGACGAAGCCGTGGAAACGGAAGAATCGCCATCGCCTGCTTCGCCAGTCGCCGAAGGGGAAGCCCCGGTTAGCGATGACGCGCCAGCCAGCGACGAAGCACCCGCCGCGGAAGACACGAACGCCGAAGATAGCGGCGAAGAGTAA
- the gmd gene encoding GDP-mannose 4,6-dehydratase — protein sequence MRTALITGITGQDGAYLAKFLLQKGYQVHGMVRRGSTLPFERIADLTDKIELHQGDLLDQMALNRLLEKVQPTEVYNLAAQSFVPTSFDQPILTGEVTALGVTRILEAVRTVDPTIRFYQASSSEMFGKVYEEPQRETTPFWPRSPYGVSKMYGHWMTVNYRESYDLFACSGILFNHESPLRGIEFVTRKITYAVARIAQGLQSELRLGNLDAERDWGFAGDYVEAMWLMLQAEHPDDFVVATGQKHTVREFCRLAFERVELDWQKYVVVDEKFYRPADVNTLCGDPAKAKAELGWEPKVSFEQLVHMMVDADMKRVKADIKLLKEES from the coding sequence ATGCGTACTGCACTGATCACCGGGATTACCGGACAGGACGGAGCCTACCTCGCAAAGTTTCTTTTGCAGAAGGGGTATCAGGTGCATGGCATGGTTCGTCGAGGCAGCACGCTGCCGTTCGAGCGAATCGCCGATTTAACCGACAAGATCGAGCTGCACCAAGGTGACCTGCTCGATCAGATGGCCCTCAATCGGCTGCTCGAAAAGGTGCAACCGACTGAGGTCTATAACCTGGCGGCACAAAGCTTCGTGCCGACCAGCTTCGATCAGCCCATCCTCACCGGCGAAGTGACTGCCCTGGGGGTGACGCGAATTCTGGAAGCGGTGCGAACAGTCGATCCGACCATTCGCTTCTACCAGGCTTCCAGCAGCGAGATGTTCGGTAAGGTCTACGAAGAGCCGCAGCGCGAAACAACGCCATTCTGGCCACGCAGTCCGTATGGCGTCTCGAAAATGTATGGCCACTGGATGACGGTCAACTATCGCGAAAGCTACGATCTGTTTGCCTGCAGTGGGATCTTGTTCAATCACGAGTCGCCCCTGCGTGGGATCGAGTTCGTGACGCGTAAGATCACGTACGCGGTGGCACGGATTGCCCAAGGTTTGCAAAGCGAATTACGTTTAGGCAATCTCGACGCCGAACGAGACTGGGGCTTCGCCGGCGACTATGTCGAAGCGATGTGGTTGATGCTGCAAGCCGAGCACCCCGACGACTTCGTCGTGGCGACCGGGCAGAAGCATACCGTTCGCGAGTTCTGCCGTTTGGCGTTCGAACGCGTTGAGCTCGACTGGCAGAAATACGTTGTCGTGGACGAGAAGTTCTATCGACCGGCCGACGTGAATACCCTTTGCGGCGATCCGGCCAAGGCCAAAGCCGAACTCGGATGGGAACCGAAGGTTTCGTTCGAGCAGTTGGTGCACATGATGGTCGACGCCGATATGAAACGAGTCAAAGCAGACATCAAGCTACTCAAGGAGGAGTCGTGA
- a CDS encoding NAD(P)-dependent oxidoreductase: protein MRALVTGIHGFVGQHLAAHLRASGDEVRGTFVGGQSDSQENLKWDIAQPASDALVKTLTEFAPDVIYHLAAISHPGSCGDDLPTETCKAVNILGTRHVAELALVLPSQPKMLFVSSSKVYGPRTPEQPLAAEDDTLKPIGGYAHSKWAAENVVRDRIDQGLKAIICRAFNHTGPGQSPIYLVPEWCQKVAGADSPQVVRSLATSLDLSDVRDVVRIYRLLIENQAWGETFNVGSGQAITTADIWNTICEIAGKQVEVSGEKSDPSQQPIADVTKLSAAIGPLQMISLRQTVEDVFRDVAS from the coding sequence GTGAGAGCACTGGTAACCGGCATCCATGGTTTTGTCGGACAGCATCTCGCGGCACATCTGCGTGCCAGCGGTGACGAGGTCCGTGGAACGTTCGTCGGTGGCCAGTCCGATTCGCAGGAAAACTTGAAGTGGGACATCGCTCAGCCTGCGTCCGATGCGCTGGTGAAAACGCTCACCGAATTCGCTCCTGACGTGATCTATCATCTCGCCGCGATCAGTCATCCTGGTAGCTGCGGTGACGACTTGCCGACCGAAACGTGCAAGGCGGTCAACATTCTGGGCACACGACATGTCGCCGAGTTGGCCTTGGTTCTGCCATCGCAGCCGAAGATGCTGTTCGTCAGTAGCAGCAAAGTCTACGGCCCGCGAACGCCTGAGCAGCCCTTGGCCGCGGAAGACGACACACTGAAGCCGATTGGCGGATACGCTCACAGCAAATGGGCGGCAGAAAACGTCGTTCGTGATCGGATCGATCAGGGGCTGAAGGCAATCATCTGCCGAGCCTTCAATCATACCGGTCCTGGTCAAAGTCCGATCTACCTGGTGCCGGAGTGGTGCCAGAAGGTTGCCGGTGCCGACAGTCCCCAGGTCGTCCGTTCGCTCGCGACCTCGCTCGACCTGAGCGATGTACGGGATGTCGTCCGAATCTATCGTCTGCTGATCGAGAACCAGGCCTGGGGGGAAACCTTTAACGTCGGAAGTGGCCAGGCAATCACGACGGCCGATATCTGGAATACGATCTGCGAGATCGCTGGCAAGCAGGTCGAAGTGAGTGGCGAAAAGTCAGATCCATCGCAGCAGCCGATTGCCGACGTGACGAAGTTGTCGGCCGCGATCGGGCCTCTGCAGATGATCTCGCTGCGGCAGACCGTGGAAGATGTCTTTCGCGACGTTGCCAGTTAG
- a CDS encoding type III pantothenate kinase, whose translation MPVESFITVDVGNTRVHFARFENFKADEATAPVSTFSYSAYSSDIQGLRDWLVERPLPWFVVSVHRSALASLEAFSKIEPRVSGFTSFKHPQLPISITLESPEKIGLDRLAAAIAANHLREKDRPAIVVDAGTAITVDAVSAEGAFVGGAILPGMRTSARALAEQTDALPQITFDLEVQPTAIGKNTLEAMHSGLFWGSVGAVREAIRRVSAELGTDKSPQIFFSGGDVKYLAPWMDMPIETVDHLVHRGVALAAQ comes from the coding sequence ATGCCGGTTGAGTCTTTCATCACCGTCGACGTTGGGAATACCCGCGTTCACTTCGCTCGCTTCGAAAACTTCAAAGCGGACGAAGCCACGGCTCCCGTTTCGACGTTTTCGTACTCGGCTTATTCTTCCGATATCCAGGGACTGCGTGACTGGCTCGTCGAGCGTCCCCTGCCCTGGTTTGTCGTCAGCGTGCATCGCTCGGCACTCGCTTCGCTCGAAGCATTCTCGAAGATCGAACCACGCGTCAGCGGCTTCACTTCGTTCAAACATCCTCAGCTTCCGATCAGCATCACGCTTGAGTCGCCAGAGAAGATCGGGCTCGACCGACTCGCTGCCGCGATCGCCGCGAATCACCTTCGTGAGAAAGACCGTCCTGCCATTGTGGTCGATGCCGGCACGGCAATCACCGTCGATGCGGTCTCCGCGGAAGGCGCATTCGTCGGAGGCGCGATCCTGCCAGGCATGCGAACCAGTGCCAGGGCATTGGCCGAACAGACCGACGCCCTACCGCAGATTACGTTCGACCTGGAAGTGCAGCCAACCGCCATCGGTAAGAACACGCTCGAGGCAATGCACAGCGGTCTCTTCTGGGGATCGGTTGGCGCGGTCCGGGAAGCGATCCGTCGTGTCTCCGCCGAGCTTGGCACCGACAAGTCACCGCAAATCTTCTTTAGCGGCGGCGATGTGAAGTACCTGGCGCCGTGGATGGACATGCCGATCGAAACGGTCGACCACCTGGTCCACCGGGGCGTTGCGTTGGCAGCTCAATAG